The Methylomusa anaerophila genome has a segment encoding these proteins:
- a CDS encoding serine hydrolase domain-containing protein, whose product MKITDYSKIAIKYDKLSLCDLVGGFRRGGMDRMTAIESVALGVLNKWFFFCATHFDIPGFQICIRRKGRIIFSQAYGFANLRDNRPYTTDSLGHLASHSKMLAACVTLQLQQDGVLNILDPLTRYLPWLLQHNDKQFREITVRDLLTHRSGLFRDGADGYHWALERPFPNEKELIEEVLQTALVYPPNTVTKYSNIGFALLGLVLQVASGLSYKELVRKMTLGKLQQQSLFADYIADNPGDFADGHSKKLYAGQRKIFRHVPANRG is encoded by the coding sequence ATGAAAATTACTGATTACTCCAAAATAGCAATTAAATATGATAAATTAAGCCTTTGCGACTTAGTTGGCGGATTTAGGAGGGGCGGTATGGACCGCATGACAGCAATAGAGAGTGTGGCGTTAGGTGTTTTGAATAAGTGGTTTTTCTTCTGTGCAACACATTTTGATATCCCGGGATTTCAGATCTGCATCAGGCGAAAAGGAAGGATTATCTTTAGCCAAGCGTATGGTTTTGCCAATTTGAGGGACAACAGGCCTTACACAACAGATTCCCTCGGACATCTGGCATCTCACAGCAAAATGCTGGCAGCCTGCGTGACGCTTCAATTGCAGCAAGATGGCGTTCTTAACATTCTTGATCCCCTTACCCGCTATCTTCCTTGGTTATTGCAGCACAACGATAAACAATTCAGGGAAATCACAGTCAGGGACCTGTTAACTCACCGGTCAGGATTATTCAGAGATGGGGCCGACGGGTACCATTGGGCACTTGAAAGACCATTTCCCAATGAGAAAGAACTTATCGAGGAGGTTTTACAAACCGCGCTTGTATATCCCCCCAACACCGTGACAAAATACTCCAACATTGGTTTTGCGCTTCTCGGGCTCGTTCTGCAAGTGGCATCAGGTTTAAGCTACAAGGAATTGGTTCGTAAAATGACGCTTGGCAAGCTTCAGCAGCAATCACTGTTTGCGGATTACATCGCTGACAATCCCGGGGATTTTGCCGATGGACATTCAAAAAAGCTCTACGCGGGCCAGCGGAAAATTTTTAGACACGTTCCTGCGAATAGGGGATGA
- a CDS encoding isoaspartyl peptidase/L-asparaginase family protein, translating to MHSVSPRPFAVAIHGGADQMSELTPDRLAKYHEGLAAALQTALDILAAGGAALDAVEAAVQTLEEDSLFNCGKGSVFNHAGFHELDAAIMSGTNLACGAVAGLRTVKSPVHLARLVMERSPHVFMAGGGAEEFADAMGVERVNNNYFSTDLRYQQWQKALAAGSILLDHGGSRQEKLGTVGAVALDMAGNLAAATSTGGITNKHFGRVGDSPVIGAGTYANNRTCAVSCTGHGEEFIRRAAAFDIHAQMVYAGLTLKQAADNLIYTSLPPGSGGLVAVDRDGNIAMPFNTTGMFRGKAGSKESFWVGTYPD from the coding sequence ATGCACTCTGTCTCACCCCGGCCCTTCGCCGTCGCTATTCACGGCGGAGCGGACCAAATGAGCGAACTTACCCCCGACCGTCTGGCTAAGTACCATGAGGGCCTTGCCGCGGCCCTGCAGACGGCTCTCGATATTTTGGCGGCAGGCGGCGCCGCTCTGGATGCGGTGGAAGCCGCAGTACAAACCCTGGAGGAAGATTCTCTGTTCAACTGCGGCAAAGGCTCGGTATTCAACCACGCCGGCTTTCACGAACTGGATGCGGCCATTATGAGCGGCACCAACCTGGCCTGCGGTGCGGTGGCGGGCCTGCGCACGGTAAAGAGCCCCGTTCATCTCGCCCGTCTGGTTATGGAGCGGTCGCCCCATGTATTCATGGCCGGCGGCGGTGCGGAGGAATTCGCCGACGCCATGGGCGTGGAACGGGTCAACAACAATTATTTTTCCACCGATCTGCGTTACCAGCAATGGCAGAAGGCGCTGGCGGCAGGCAGCATACTGCTTGACCACGGCGGCAGCCGCCAGGAAAAGCTGGGGACCGTCGGCGCCGTTGCGCTGGATATGGCGGGAAACCTGGCGGCAGCCACTTCTACCGGCGGCATAACCAACAAACATTTCGGCCGGGTGGGCGATTCTCCGGTCATCGGCGCCGGTACGTACGCCAACAACCGCACCTGCGCCGTTTCCTGCACCGGCCATGGCGAGGAATTCATCCGCCGGGCCGCGGCATTTGACATTCATGCCCAGATGGTATATGCCGGACTAACCCTTAAGCAGGCGGCGGATAACCTGATCTACACCAGCCTGCCCCCAGGCAGCGGCGGACTGGTTGCCGTCGACAGGGACGGCAATATTGCCATGCCGTTCAACACCACCGGCATGTTCCGGGGCAAAGCCGGTTCGAAAGAGAGTTTCTGGGTGGGAACCTACCCGGATTAA
- a CDS encoding O-acetylhomoserine aminocarboxypropyltransferase/cysteine synthase family protein, protein MTAEQYKFDTLKVRGGYDPVQHNLAVSVPIYQTASYELGDTERVGRLFTFAEFGYLYTRIGNPTVAVLEERLTVLDGGAAAVAVGSGMAAVTYTLLNLTEGGGRVLTTPYLYGGTVDSFKKIYPKFGIAIDQVTAPDDIDAYRRAIKPDTKAIYVESISNPNAVVADIEALAQIAHEHDIPLVVDNTVATPYLLNPIKYGADIVVYSATKALSGHGNVIAGVIVEAGKFNWANGKFPHFLEPYHTLRTKEGQPRNFLEVFPGFPFSFRIRLNYLAYFGAALSPFDAYLVLLGLETLSERVNKQVASTEAVVRYLEKHRGVAWIKHPHAQTSPYRILAEKYLPKGAGSLLTFGFKGSEQQSAKFIDALKLFSYQANIGDARSLVINSPKTTHGELTPAEQAAADISSDTIRLSIGLEDPGDLIADLEQAFVKALA, encoded by the coding sequence ATGACAGCAGAGCAGTATAAATTTGATACACTCAAAGTACGGGGCGGGTATGATCCGGTCCAGCATAATTTAGCCGTTTCGGTCCCCATTTATCAGACGGCTTCCTATGAACTTGGCGATACCGAGCGCGTTGGCCGGCTGTTTACATTTGCGGAATTTGGTTATCTTTATACCCGAATTGGTAACCCGACGGTGGCAGTGCTGGAAGAACGGCTGACTGTTTTAGACGGCGGTGCAGCAGCTGTGGCTGTCGGGTCGGGTATGGCAGCCGTCACGTATACTCTTTTGAATCTGACGGAGGGCGGCGGCCGGGTTTTGACAACGCCTTATTTATATGGTGGAACCGTTGACAGTTTTAAAAAAATTTATCCGAAGTTTGGCATTGCTATTGACCAGGTTACAGCGCCGGATGATATTGATGCGTACCGCCGGGCTATCAAACCGGATACCAAAGCCATTTATGTAGAAAGCATCAGCAATCCCAATGCCGTGGTTGCCGACATTGAAGCGCTGGCCCAAATTGCCCATGAGCACGACATTCCGTTGGTTGTCGACAATACTGTCGCCACTCCCTATCTCCTCAATCCGATAAAATACGGGGCTGATATTGTGGTATATTCAGCGACAAAGGCGTTGAGCGGTCATGGCAATGTCATTGCCGGTGTCATTGTGGAAGCCGGCAAGTTCAATTGGGCTAATGGCAAGTTTCCGCACTTTTTAGAACCCTATCATACCCTGAGAACCAAGGAGGGACAGCCGAGAAACTTTCTCGAAGTATTCCCGGGCTTCCCATTCTCGTTTCGTATCCGTTTAAACTATTTGGCCTATTTTGGCGCAGCACTCAGTCCCTTTGATGCCTATTTGGTTTTGCTGGGGCTGGAGACACTTTCCGAACGGGTGAATAAACAGGTGGCTAGCACGGAGGCCGTGGTTCGTTATCTCGAAAAGCATCGCGGTGTTGCCTGGATCAAGCATCCGCATGCTCAAACCAGTCCCTATCGGATATTAGCGGAGAAGTACCTGCCGAAAGGCGCCGGCTCATTGCTTACTTTTGGTTTCAAAGGAAGCGAACAACAGTCAGCCAAGTTTATTGATGCACTAAAATTATTTAGTTATCAGGCTAATATTGGTGACGCCAGGTCGCTGGTTATCAATTCTCCCAAAACCACGCATGGCGAACTGACTCCCGCTGAACAGGCCGCTGCCGATATTAGTTCAGATACCATTCGATTATCCATTGGCTTGGAAGATCCGGGTGATTTAATTGCTGATTTGGAGCAGGCGTTTGTTAAAGCATTGGCGTGA
- a CDS encoding NUDIX hydrolase, with translation MDLRTANGWESNQKGGYSMNIDFYNIGAVKDEDINFVVIVSRYHDKWIMARHKERTTWEIPGGHREPLEDIDLAAHRELFEETGAKEFALFPVCIYSVSNEETISFGKLYYAEVTSIGPLPNSEIEEIHLVSEFPETNLTYPLIMPFLYKKVLEYLSIIEEI, from the coding sequence ATGGACTTAAGAACTGCCAACGGTTGGGAATCAAACCAAAAAGGTGGTTATTCAATGAATATCGATTTTTATAATATTGGCGCAGTTAAAGATGAAGATATAAATTTCGTTGTAATAGTATCACGATATCATGATAAATGGATAATGGCCAGACATAAGGAGCGTACTACTTGGGAAATTCCGGGCGGTCATAGAGAACCGTTGGAGGATATAGACCTAGCTGCTCATCGCGAGTTATTTGAGGAAACCGGGGCAAAGGAATTTGCCCTGTTCCCGGTCTGTATATATTCTGTTTCCAATGAGGAAACCATATCCTTCGGAAAACTTTATTATGCTGAAGTAACTTCAATCGGTCCACTGCCAAATTCTGAGATTGAGGAAATTCATTTGGTAAGTGAATTTCCTGAAACAAACCTTACATACCCATTAATCATGCCCTTTTTATATAAAAAAGTATTGGAATATTTATCAATAATAGAAGAGATATAG
- the fosX gene encoding FosX/FosE/FosI family fosfomycin resistance hydrolase, which yields MIESVSHITFVVKNLDRTTQLFKELFNAKEVYYSGEKKHSLFKERFFIIGNQWIAVMEDTNILNRTYHHVAFKISDSEVDKYLNKIKALNLELKPPRERVTGEGYSIYFYDYDNNLFELHTETLEKRLASYTEIDDM from the coding sequence ATGATTGAAAGCGTAAGCCATATTACGTTTGTTGTGAAAAATTTAGACCGGACTACTCAATTATTTAAAGAATTATTTAATGCTAAAGAAGTTTATTACAGTGGTGAAAAGAAACATTCTTTGTTTAAGGAACGTTTTTTTATTATCGGTAATCAGTGGATAGCTGTTATGGAAGATACAAATATACTTAACAGGACTTATCATCATGTGGCATTTAAAATATCAGATTCTGAGGTAGATAAGTATTTGAATAAAATTAAAGCTCTAAATTTAGAATTAAAGCCTCCAAGGGAAAGAGTAACTGGAGAGGGATATTCCATATATTTTTATGACTATGATAATAATTTATTTGAGCTTCATACGGAAACATTAGAAAAAAGATTAGCTTCATATACAGAGATAGATGATATGTAA
- a CDS encoding isochorismatase family protein, translating to MEDLKSAATELLKADKTALVVIDLQKGIVNRELSPYTGAQVLQNTARLVDAFTAKGAFVVLVRVSSVDGKDMFKPRVDLKANPVQFQEGWDNLVPELANIRNVHVITKRQWGAFYGTDLDLQLRRRGIDTIVLCGISTGIGVDTTAREAYQHAYNQIFVENAMTASTKEEHDYVCKYIFPRIGQIRTSEEIALSLR from the coding sequence ATGGAAGATTTAAAATCAGCAGCAACCGAACTGCTGAAAGCAGACAAAACAGCACTAGTAGTTATTGACTTGCAAAAAGGGATTGTAAACAGGGAGCTTTCACCGTATACGGGGGCGCAGGTGCTTCAGAATACAGCCAGGCTCGTCGATGCGTTTACAGCAAAGGGCGCTTTTGTAGTTCTGGTAAGAGTTTCGTCCGTTGACGGAAAAGACATGTTTAAGCCACGGGTGGATCTGAAAGCCAATCCGGTGCAGTTCCAAGAAGGATGGGATAATCTTGTACCTGAACTGGCGAATATTAGAAATGTGCATGTAATTACCAAGCGGCAATGGGGAGCGTTCTATGGTACCGATCTTGACTTACAGTTGCGTCGTCGCGGGATTGATACTATTGTATTATGCGGTATTTCCACTGGGATTGGCGTAGATACTACTGCAAGAGAAGCTTATCAACATGCTTACAATCAAATTTTTGTGGAAAATGCTATGACAGCTTCAACAAAAGAAGAGCACGACTATGTTTGTAAATATATCTTTCCAAGAATAGGTCAGATCCGGACAAGTGAGGAAATAGCGCTTTCATTAAGATAA
- a CDS encoding multidrug efflux MFS transporter, translating to MLIWERNLLVCWFGMFVTGVGMSQIAPVLPLYIDRLGIHDTALIEQFSGIAFGITFIISAVFSPIWGQAADRFGRKPMLLRASLGMAVVIFSMGFAQNVYQLIGLRLLQGVITGYSTACTTLIATQTDMEHAGWALGTLSTANVAGSLLGPVIGGYVGENLGLQNVFFLTGALMLIAFITTVCFVKEVFIRQDKKEISAKEVWNAIPNKSLITILFATSFVLTLALYSVEPIITVYVTQLSSTTNHVALIAGMAFSASGLANILAAPGLGSLSDKIGAQKVMLIALAVAGLTFIPQGFVKDPWQLMMLRFLLGLAMAGLNPSVNTLIKKITPASLTGRVFGFNISAQYLGVFGGSVLGGQVAAYWGIRYVFFITSTLLLINAVWVYFKVYKKT from the coding sequence ATGCTGATTTGGGAAAGAAATTTGCTTGTTTGTTGGTTTGGGATGTTTGTAACAGGCGTGGGAATGAGCCAGATCGCACCAGTGTTGCCGCTTTATATAGATCGTCTCGGGATACACGACACAGCGCTAATTGAGCAATTTTCAGGAATTGCTTTTGGCATTACCTTTATCATATCCGCTGTTTTTTCACCAATCTGGGGCCAGGCTGCTGACCGGTTTGGACGAAAACCAATGCTCCTGCGGGCGAGCCTTGGCATGGCAGTCGTTATATTCAGTATGGGGTTCGCCCAAAATGTATATCAATTGATCGGACTGAGGTTGCTGCAGGGGGTGATAACGGGGTATAGCACAGCCTGTACTACTTTGATTGCCACCCAGACAGATATGGAACATGCGGGATGGGCTTTAGGTACACTTTCGACGGCAAATGTTGCAGGTTCGCTGCTTGGACCCGTGATTGGCGGGTATGTGGGAGAGAACCTGGGGCTGCAAAATGTATTTTTTCTAACGGGTGCACTGATGCTGATTGCCTTTATTACCACCGTTTGTTTTGTAAAGGAAGTTTTTATCCGCCAAGACAAAAAGGAGATTAGTGCTAAGGAAGTATGGAATGCTATTCCCAATAAAAGTTTAATCACTATCCTGTTTGCGACCTCTTTTGTATTAACTTTGGCGTTATATTCCGTAGAACCAATCATCACAGTGTATGTAACCCAATTATCCAGCACTACCAATCATGTTGCTCTAATAGCTGGGATGGCCTTTTCCGCTTCAGGTCTGGCCAATATACTTGCTGCTCCAGGATTAGGCAGCCTTTCTGATAAGATTGGAGCACAGAAAGTTATGTTAATCGCCCTCGCAGTGGCCGGCCTTACTTTCATACCGCAGGGCTTTGTGAAAGATCCTTGGCAGTTAATGATGCTTCGCTTTCTATTAGGCCTAGCGATGGCAGGACTGAATCCTTCTGTGAATACTTTGATTAAGAAAATTACACCGGCTTCTCTCACTGGGAGGGTTTTTGGTTTTAACATATCGGCACAGTACTTAGGTGTATTTGGCGGTTCTGTTTTAGGTGGGCAAGTGGCAGCCTACTGGGGTATCAGATATGTATTTTTCATTACAAGTACATTATTGCTGATCAATGCAGTGTGGGTTTATTTTAAAGTGTATAAAAAAACTTAG
- a CDS encoding AraC family transcriptional regulator — protein MYVKNLFFHIHYCNCRQSNEYRKYQRKITRTLQHHELIFISGGSGSIIIEEKRYPVKKGMLFYISPDVLHSIETDIKEPMCFLSVHFSYAYVSFNDSKWAIRSEVKILPLQPAQELKDYYSIEDIFKKLVDSWIMKLPGYEFITRTSLQQLLIAIYRNKSRQNQNYSTSLKVEKVIEYMHQNINHKVTLPALAEKVQLSSFYLSKAFKEITGYCVIEYFNKIKIDKAKELIVEGDKKIKEVAQALGFTDEFYFSRIFKKIEGISPSKFYSKNVHGV, from the coding sequence ATGTACGTAAAAAATCTCTTTTTTCATATTCATTACTGTAATTGCAGACAATCTAATGAATATAGGAAATATCAGCGTAAAATTACCAGAACACTTCAGCACCATGAACTCATTTTTATTAGCGGAGGGAGTGGCAGCATTATAATTGAAGAAAAAAGATATCCAGTTAAAAAAGGTATGCTGTTCTACATATCCCCGGATGTTTTACATTCAATAGAAACAGATATTAAAGAACCTATGTGCTTTTTATCCGTACATTTTAGTTATGCTTACGTAAGCTTTAACGACAGCAAATGGGCTATCAGAAGCGAAGTGAAAATACTTCCATTACAGCCTGCGCAAGAATTAAAGGATTATTATTCTATAGAGGATATATTTAAAAAATTAGTTGATAGTTGGATTATGAAACTTCCGGGATATGAGTTTATCACTAGGACGTCTCTGCAGCAGCTATTAATTGCAATTTATCGAAATAAAAGTAGGCAAAATCAAAATTACTCGACTTCTTTAAAAGTAGAAAAAGTTATTGAATACATGCATCAAAACATAAATCATAAAGTGACCCTGCCTGCATTAGCAGAGAAGGTGCAGTTGTCATCCTTTTACCTGTCAAAGGCTTTTAAAGAAATAACGGGATATTGTGTAATTGAATATTTTAATAAAATAAAGATTGATAAAGCCAAAGAACTTATTGTCGAGGGTGATAAAAAAATAAAAGAAGTGGCACAGGCGCTTGGCTTTACAGATGAATTTTACTTTAGCCGGATATTCAAAAAAATTGAAGGAATAAGTCCTTCGAAATTTTACAGCAAAAATGTCCATGGAGTCTAA
- a CDS encoding PAS domain S-box protein translates to MSTELKGEIDELIKQLNDLTQNKVFPAKLSEYSDKYPGIRQLAEDLLALREFSYALSEGDLSQKINLRGYWSGLLKTLQSNLRHLTWQTGMLASGDYSQRVDFMGDFSSSFNSMIIRLKDATEKEQKYIAALEKNQAIIKESEQKYRLIAENTDDVIWFLDNKMIVRYISPSIERLLGFTVAEFKEKPVTQTPLPYLQDVFRKAIDVFMENDSAPLSFLIEWEQLSKNRNMIWLESSVSVARNSDGDIIGFIGVTRNISARKKAESLLQHTYERHKQRDFFNQLATRNDCNYSEVQDSGWQNKIYIPENFSLYFLALDNIDILSKNEDNIYRKQQITDALVDHVNRKKNTIAWETTKGVGIISPVSLAASRKDKELDIADDYIKYVSTYLPDLPVNIGIANYIDGWSNFANRLKNAETSVQIGKQVWPDKKKYHYEDCGVYRVLAPFALTDEAAAFVTQMIGPLMEYPDLIETLEKILAGLSFKEIGAQMHFHHKTIQLRKQRIEQILNVSLDSYETRLNLATALNLMKVLNH, encoded by the coding sequence GTGAGTACGGAATTAAAAGGCGAAATTGATGAGCTGATCAAACAATTAAATGACTTGACACAAAATAAGGTTTTTCCCGCAAAACTGTCCGAGTATTCCGATAAATACCCGGGGATTAGACAATTGGCGGAGGACCTTTTGGCTCTTCGTGAATTTTCCTATGCGTTATCCGAAGGAGACTTATCGCAAAAGATAAATTTGCGCGGATATTGGTCTGGATTATTAAAAACTTTACAATCGAATCTCCGGCATTTGACATGGCAAACTGGTATGCTTGCCTCGGGCGACTATAGCCAACGCGTTGATTTCATGGGAGATTTCTCAAGCTCATTTAATTCCATGATTATACGCTTGAAGGATGCGACCGAAAAAGAACAAAAATACATTGCCGCGCTTGAGAAAAACCAAGCGATAATTAAGGAAAGCGAACAAAAATACAGACTAATCGCCGAAAATACTGATGACGTGATTTGGTTTTTAGATAATAAAATGATTGTCCGCTATATCAGTCCTTCAATTGAAAGGCTGTTGGGGTTTACTGTCGCAGAGTTTAAAGAAAAGCCGGTAACTCAAACGCCGCTACCATATTTACAAGACGTCTTTCGAAAGGCGATCGACGTATTTATGGAAAATGATAGCGCCCCGCTCTCTTTCCTTATAGAATGGGAGCAACTCAGTAAGAATCGAAACATGATCTGGCTGGAATCATCAGTAAGTGTTGCCCGCAATAGTGACGGCGATATCATTGGATTCATCGGTGTTACACGAAACATTAGTGCACGAAAGAAAGCCGAAAGCCTTTTACAACATACCTATGAACGCCATAAGCAGCGTGATTTTTTTAACCAGCTTGCCACTCGAAACGACTGTAACTATTCTGAAGTTCAAGATTCGGGCTGGCAGAATAAGATATATATTCCCGAAAATTTTTCTCTTTATTTTCTCGCTCTCGACAATATTGATATACTTTCTAAGAATGAAGACAATATATATCGCAAACAACAAATTACTGATGCCTTGGTAGATCATGTAAACCGGAAGAAAAATACTATTGCTTGGGAAACCACTAAAGGAGTGGGTATCATAAGCCCCGTCTCCCTTGCCGCTTCCCGCAAAGACAAAGAACTGGACATAGCTGATGATTACATTAAGTATGTTTCAACGTATTTGCCAGATCTGCCCGTTAACATTGGAATCGCAAATTACATTGATGGCTGGTCAAACTTTGCCAATCGTTTAAAGAACGCCGAAACATCCGTACAAATTGGCAAGCAGGTATGGCCGGACAAAAAAAAATATCACTACGAAGACTGCGGGGTTTATCGGGTTCTTGCCCCCTTCGCCCTTACGGATGAGGCGGCAGCCTTTGTCACTCAGATGATCGGGCCATTGATGGAATACCCTGATTTAATTGAAACACTGGAAAAAATCTTAGCGGGCTTGAGCTTTAAAGAAATAGGCGCACAAATGCATTTCCACCATAAAACCATCCAACTTAGAAAACAACGAATTGAACAGATATTAAATGTTTCTCTCGATTCTTACGAAACACGCCTGAATCTTGCAACAGCTCTTAATCTAATGAAAGTTTTAAATCACTAA
- a CDS encoding IS110 family RNA-guided transposase: MKKADLLSTLFVGIDVSSRENVVCAIDYEAQKLLRFSVPNNHPGAIEMAEKLHAFLYGNRDINKLMLALESTSFYGIHIANYLSSCELLMPFHTHVYCLNPKMIANYKKSYIDLGKNDAVDAFVIADFARVGRITTAPWRGSQFLALQRLTRHRLHIAASLTREKTYMLSNIFLKFSELSMLHEDQQPFSDHYGATASSVLTDFLSTEDIANMPLQALIDHIGQKGKNRFVNPGHTASLLQQAARNSYRLDKCLYEPLTLSIASSFNLISAYESEIKAINKAIEKNLKGLDPNAYHSLLSIPGIGPVYAAGIIAEIGSIDAFNSHSALAKYAGLVWRENQSGNFRADDTVLSKAGNSYLRYYLIEAASHVKNHIPEYAAFYHKKYDEVKTHQHKRALALTARKFIRLIFGLLANHQLYSKSRVSQI, encoded by the coding sequence ATGAAGAAGGCGGATCTTCTTTCTACTTTATTTGTGGGGATTGACGTAAGTTCCCGAGAAAATGTCGTCTGTGCTATTGATTACGAAGCACAGAAACTTCTGCGGTTTTCTGTACCGAACAATCACCCGGGAGCCATTGAAATGGCCGAAAAACTTCATGCCTTCCTTTATGGAAACCGTGACATCAACAAGCTGATGCTTGCTTTGGAGTCCACATCTTTCTACGGAATTCATATCGCCAATTATTTGTCTTCCTGTGAGCTGTTAATGCCATTTCATACTCACGTTTATTGTTTGAACCCCAAGATGATTGCCAATTACAAAAAATCGTACATCGACTTAGGGAAAAACGATGCTGTTGACGCTTTTGTAATCGCTGATTTTGCCAGAGTCGGCCGAATTACTACTGCGCCTTGGCGCGGCAGCCAGTTTCTTGCTCTGCAACGCCTGACCCGCCATCGTTTACATATCGCCGCTTCGCTTACTCGCGAGAAAACCTATATGCTCTCGAATATATTTCTTAAATTCAGTGAACTTTCTATGCTCCACGAAGATCAGCAGCCGTTTTCCGACCATTACGGTGCTACGGCCTCTTCGGTTTTAACCGACTTCCTCTCTACCGAGGACATTGCCAATATGCCGCTGCAAGCACTGATTGATCATATTGGCCAAAAAGGTAAAAACCGGTTTGTAAATCCTGGCCATACAGCCTCTTTACTTCAGCAGGCAGCTCGCAATTCTTACCGATTGGATAAATGCCTATATGAACCTTTAACCCTCTCTATCGCCTCATCTTTCAACCTTATTTCCGCTTATGAGTCCGAAATAAAGGCCATTAATAAGGCAATTGAAAAAAACCTCAAGGGGCTTGACCCAAATGCTTATCACTCTCTCTTGTCCATTCCTGGCATCGGCCCGGTTTACGCTGCCGGCATCATTGCTGAGATTGGCTCCATCGACGCCTTTAACTCTCACAGTGCTCTTGCTAAATATGCCGGTCTTGTTTGGCGTGAAAATCAATCCGGCAATTTTAGGGCTGACGACACCGTTCTTTCAAAAGCTGGCAATTCCTACTTAAGATACTATCTAATTGAAGCTGCCAGTCATGTTAAGAACCATATACCGGAATACGCAGCTTTTTACCACAAGAAATACGATGAAGTTAAAACTCATCAGCATAAACGCGCACTCGCACTTACTGCTCGTAAATTTATCCGGCTGATTTTTGGATTGCTGGCCAACCATCAGCTTTACTCTAAAAGTAGAGTAAGCCAAATTTAA
- a CDS encoding V4R domain-containing protein, which produces MERKYEFSWDLLGDVKEGRPNLGPMVRTEIYRLMQFCFRDVLETNYGSETADKLFYESGMLAGKQFYQNAMNEAENFNDFIKSLQSILADKAIGILRLETSDFEQGKYVLSISEDLDCSGLPELDYQICVYDEGFIAGLLESFTGKKFTVKEVDCWCTGDRTCRFVAKICKE; this is translated from the coding sequence ATGGAGCGAAAGTACGAGTTTAGTTGGGATCTATTGGGAGATGTTAAAGAAGGCCGGCCTAATCTGGGACCTATGGTTAGAACGGAGATCTACCGTCTGATGCAGTTTTGCTTTCGTGATGTGCTGGAAACTAATTATGGCTCAGAGACGGCAGACAAGTTATTTTATGAATCTGGAATGCTAGCGGGAAAACAATTTTATCAGAATGCCATGAACGAAGCTGAAAATTTCAATGACTTTATCAAATCTTTGCAATCCATTCTTGCGGATAAAGCGATTGGTATTTTACGCCTAGAAACGAGCGATTTTGAACAAGGAAAGTACGTGCTGAGCATCTCGGAAGATTTGGATTGTTCCGGGTTACCTGAGCTGGACTATCAGATATGCGTATATGATGAAGGTTTTATTGCCGGCCTCTTAGAAAGCTTTACCGGTAAGAAATTCACGGTAAAGGAAGTAGACTGCTGGTGTACCGGTGACCGTACCTGCCGGTTTGTCGCTAAAATTTGCAAGGAATAA
- a CDS encoding GNAT family N-acetyltransferase encodes MELRKANIADTQRLVALRKQQLLDEGITPVHNIDLELKNYFLTNLSNNTFISWVAIENNNIIATSGICFYQLPPSYTNPSGRIAYVTNMFTVKNYRRQGIASQLLKKVIEEAKNLNYNSVRLHASSDGKNLYTKIGFVDLYGYMTLKL; translated from the coding sequence ATGGAATTGCGAAAAGCAAATATCGCTGATACTCAAAGACTCGTAGCACTGAGAAAACAACAACTCCTGGATGAAGGGATAACGCCTGTTCACAATATTGATTTAGAACTGAAAAACTATTTTTTAACAAATTTATCGAACAATACATTTATATCATGGGTTGCAATTGAAAATAACAATATCATTGCCACAAGTGGGATTTGCTTTTATCAATTGCCTCCATCCTATACAAATCCCTCAGGACGTATTGCGTATGTAACAAATATGTTTACAGTGAAAAACTATCGCAGGCAAGGCATTGCTTCCCAATTGCTGAAAAAGGTTATTGAGGAAGCGAAAAATTTAAATTATAATAGCGTGCGTCTTCATGCATCTTCTGATGGGAAAAATTTATATACAAAAATTGGATTTGTTGATTTATATGGGTATATGACACTCAAGCTATGA